Proteins co-encoded in one Ralstonia sp. RRA genomic window:
- the dmeF gene encoding CDF family Co(II)/Ni(II) efflux transporter DmeF, with protein sequence MSNFYDTPFGASHDHVFLGEGHEKNERKTWAVIVLCTLMMAAEIIGGSVFGSLALVADGLHMSTHAGAMLIAALAYTYARRHANDPRFVFGTGKLGDLAGFTSAIILAMIALLIGYEAVVRFLSPVPIHFSEAIPIAVVGLLVNIASAWLLSGGDHGGHSHGHSHHHGHDHGHDHGAAGLGDTHPHGKEVQHIDAPAGVFALSIFEDGVPPVFRLAGETAPLPGDVATVTTIRPDGSRQEFLLVRKANYLESTTEIPEPHAFTAIVGIGGQEYSVAFDEHDHDHADGHGAHHRDHNMRAAYVHVLADAAVSVLAIVGLLLARTFGWLWMDPLAGVVGALVIANWAYGLLRDTGGILVDMTPDKHIGRRIKTALESDGDTLLDLHVWRIGPGHLGAVVSVSTRQAHRGPQFYHQRLRRLQALSHITVEVHASPGN encoded by the coding sequence ATGAGCAATTTCTACGACACGCCGTTCGGCGCCAGCCATGACCACGTGTTCCTGGGCGAGGGACACGAAAAGAACGAGCGCAAAACCTGGGCCGTGATCGTGCTCTGCACGCTCATGATGGCCGCCGAGATCATCGGTGGAAGCGTCTTTGGTTCGCTGGCACTGGTGGCCGATGGGTTGCACATGTCGACGCACGCAGGCGCCATGCTGATCGCGGCGCTGGCCTACACCTATGCGCGACGTCACGCGAACGACCCGCGCTTCGTGTTCGGTACCGGCAAGCTTGGTGACCTGGCCGGCTTCACCAGCGCCATCATCCTGGCGATGATCGCGCTGTTGATCGGCTACGAGGCGGTGGTGCGGTTCCTCTCGCCGGTGCCCATCCACTTTAGTGAGGCGATCCCGATTGCGGTCGTCGGGCTACTGGTGAATATCGCCAGTGCCTGGCTGCTGAGCGGCGGCGACCACGGTGGTCACAGCCATGGCCACAGTCATCACCATGGTCACGATCACGGACACGACCACGGCGCGGCCGGACTTGGCGACACACATCCGCATGGCAAGGAAGTGCAGCACATCGACGCGCCGGCGGGCGTGTTTGCGCTGTCGATCTTCGAAGATGGCGTACCGCCAGTGTTCCGATTGGCTGGAGAAACCGCTCCGCTGCCCGGCGATGTGGCGACGGTCACCACCATCCGGCCAGACGGCAGCCGCCAGGAATTCCTCCTGGTCCGCAAGGCGAACTATCTGGAATCCACCACAGAGATTCCGGAGCCACATGCCTTCACTGCGATAGTCGGCATCGGTGGACAGGAGTACAGCGTGGCCTTCGACGAGCATGACCACGATCACGCCGACGGACACGGGGCACACCACCGCGACCACAACATGCGCGCGGCCTACGTGCACGTCCTGGCGGACGCCGCCGTCTCCGTGCTCGCCATTGTCGGGCTGTTGTTGGCAAGAACATTTGGCTGGCTATGGATGGACCCTCTTGCAGGCGTCGTCGGTGCACTGGTCATCGCCAACTGGGCGTACGGATTACTGCGCGACACCGGCGGCATCCTGGTCGACATGACCCCAGACAAGCATATCGGCAGGCGCATCAAGACGGCTCTGGAATCCGATGGCGACACGCTGCTCGACCTGCACGTCTGGCGCATCGGCCCTGGCCACCTGGGCGCGGTGGTCTCTGTGAGCACACGACAAGCGCACCGCGGGCCGCAGTTTTATCACCAACGGTTGCGGCGGCTTCAGGCACTGTCGCATATCACGGTGGAAGTTCACGCGTCGCCGGGCAACTAG
- a CDS encoding SDR family oxidoreductase, which produces MKTLFITGGTSGIGEATARHAVAEGHQVYVTGRQRQRLDDFLASFEGEARERITGEIVDASSWEQTERAVQACIAHFGKMDVAFANAGFSSRGDLLTGDPESWRDMINTNILGAALLIKATLPALTERRGHFLFTGSVSGRKAYPGNLYTATKWAITGLAESLRQQVVGSGVRVSIIAPGHVETPLWAEPPVAWMKPDDVARVVMWVLKQPEHVDVSEVIVRALGQTM; this is translated from the coding sequence GTGAAGACGTTGTTTATCACGGGTGGTACGAGCGGCATTGGCGAAGCCACCGCGCGCCATGCGGTTGCCGAAGGGCATCAGGTGTATGTCACCGGTCGCCAACGCCAGCGGCTGGATGATTTCCTGGCCTCGTTCGAGGGCGAGGCGCGCGAACGCATCACGGGCGAAATCGTCGATGCATCGTCGTGGGAGCAGACGGAACGTGCGGTGCAGGCGTGCATCGCGCACTTTGGCAAGATGGATGTCGCCTTTGCCAACGCCGGTTTCTCTTCGCGCGGTGACCTGCTGACGGGCGACCCGGAAAGCTGGCGCGACATGATCAATACCAACATCCTGGGCGCTGCCTTGCTGATCAAGGCAACGCTGCCGGCGTTGACCGAGCGGCGCGGGCATTTCCTCTTCACCGGCAGCGTGTCTGGCCGGAAGGCGTATCCGGGCAACCTGTATACCGCGACAAAATGGGCGATTACCGGCCTGGCGGAGAGCCTGCGGCAACAGGTCGTGGGCAGCGGCGTGCGCGTCTCGATCATTGCCCCCGGCCATGTCGAAACGCCGTTGTGGGCTGAACCCCCCGTTGCGTGGATGAAGCCGGACGATGTGGCGCGTGTCGTGATGTGGGTGCTCAAACAGCCCGAGCACGTTGACGTGAGCGAAGTGATTGTTCGAGCGCTGGGGCAGACCATGTAA
- a CDS encoding metal/formaldehyde-sensitive transcriptional repressor yields MSHTIREKQKLLSRVRRIRGQLDAIERALEEEQGCAPVLQQITSCRGAMSGLLAVVLEDHIRTHLTEVDDEHEHADGSAKEQLIEVVHSYFR; encoded by the coding sequence ATGAGCCACACCATCCGCGAGAAGCAGAAGCTACTCAGCCGCGTTCGCCGGATTCGCGGCCAGCTCGATGCCATCGAGCGCGCATTGGAAGAGGAGCAAGGGTGCGCCCCTGTCCTACAGCAGATCACGAGCTGCCGCGGTGCCATGAGTGGCCTGCTGGCCGTCGTGCTGGAAGACCACATCCGCACCCACCTGACCGAGGTGGATGACGAACATGAGCACGCCGACGGCAGCGCCAAGGAGCAGCTGATCGAGGTCGTGCACAGCTATTTCAGGTGA
- a CDS encoding MFS transporter has product MTGLELRAAASLAGIFALRMLGLFMIMPVFAVFAKTLPDGNNTQLVAFAIGVYGLTQAVLYIPYGWLSDRFGRKPVIVTGLVIFAVGSLVAAFSHSVAGIAVGRAIQGAGAISSAVIAFVADLTREEHRTKAMAMIGGSIGVSFAVAIVSAPVIFRWVGMPGMFLAIGVLAVVAIGVVLWVVPNAPRPPEHVKAPFREVLHNPELLRLNFGVFALHATQTALFVVLPHMLEAAGLPVDSHWKIYLPVMGVSFVLMVPAIIAAEKRGKMKAVLLSAVALVMVAQLALGEVHPTLTALAIALLVYFLGFNVLEASQPSLVSKYAPGVRKGAAMGVYNTTQALGLFAGGAGGGWILLHAGQSAVFFTCAGLALAWLIIASPMRMPALRRH; this is encoded by the coding sequence ATGACCGGCCTTGAGCTGCGCGCGGCTGCCTCGCTGGCCGGCATCTTTGCGCTGCGCATGCTCGGTTTGTTCATGATCATGCCGGTCTTTGCAGTGTTTGCAAAAACGCTGCCCGACGGCAACAACACCCAACTCGTTGCCTTCGCTATCGGTGTGTATGGCCTCACGCAGGCCGTGCTCTATATCCCCTACGGCTGGCTATCGGACCGCTTCGGGCGCAAGCCCGTCATCGTGACGGGGCTGGTGATCTTTGCGGTGGGCAGCCTGGTGGCGGCGTTTTCGCACAGCGTGGCGGGTATCGCCGTGGGGCGGGCCATCCAGGGTGCCGGGGCGATTTCCTCGGCGGTGATCGCCTTCGTGGCCGACCTCACGCGTGAGGAACATCGCACCAAGGCCATGGCCATGATCGGCGGCAGCATTGGCGTGTCGTTTGCCGTGGCCATCGTCAGCGCGCCGGTCATCTTTCGATGGGTCGGCATGCCGGGCATGTTCCTGGCGATTGGCGTATTGGCCGTGGTCGCCATCGGCGTGGTGCTGTGGGTGGTGCCGAATGCGCCGCGCCCGCCCGAACACGTGAAAGCCCCGTTCCGCGAAGTCCTGCACAACCCCGAGTTGCTGCGTTTGAACTTTGGCGTGTTCGCTCTGCATGCCACGCAGACGGCGCTGTTCGTCGTGCTGCCGCACATGCTGGAAGCCGCCGGCCTGCCAGTCGATTCGCACTGGAAGATCTATCTGCCGGTGATGGGCGTGTCGTTTGTGCTGATGGTGCCGGCCATCATTGCGGCGGAGAAGCGCGGCAAGATGAAGGCGGTGCTGCTGTCGGCCGTGGCGCTGGTAATGGTGGCGCAACTGGCGCTGGGCGAGGTGCATCCGACATTGACTGCGCTGGCGATTGCGTTGCTGGTGTATTTCCTGGGCTTCAACGTGCTGGAGGCCTCGCAACCGTCGCTGGTGTCGAAGTACGCGCCGGGCGTGCGCAAGGGCGCGGCCATGGGCGTGTACAACACCACGCAGGCGCTGGGGCTGTTTGCAGGCGGTGCGGGCGGTGGCTGGATTCTGCTGCACGCGGGCCAGAGCGCCGTGTTCTTCACATGCGCCGGGCTGGCCTTGGCTTGGCTTATAATCGCGAGCCCCATGCGGATGCCGGCATTGCGCCGACACTAA
- the uvrA gene encoding excinuclease ABC subunit UvrA has protein sequence MEEIKIRGARTHNLKNINLDLPRNQLVVITGLSGSGKSSLAFDTLYAEGQRRYVESLSAYARQFLQLMEKPDVDLIEGLSPAISIEQKATSHNPRSTVGTVTEIHDYLRLLYARAGTPYCPDHGQPLEAQSVSQMVDAVLALPADTKLMILAPVVANRKGEHVDLFEAMQAQGFVRFRIRSGGGTAHEAEAKVYEVDNLPKLKKNDKHSIEVVVDRVKVNPELKQRLAESFETALRLADGRAIALEMDTGKEHGFSSKFACPICSYSLQELEPRLFSFNNPMGACPHCDGLGQITFFDPKRVVAFPNLSLASGAIKGWDRRNQFYFQMLQSLAAFYDVDIDVPFEELPPEIQQIVLHGSGNQQIPFTYINEKGRTTVREHAFEGIIPNLERRYKETDSIAVREELAKYQNNQSCPECNGTRLRREARFVKIGEADQARGIYEINGWPLRDALTYFLTLNMHGAKREIADKIVQEITARLNFLNNVGLDYLSLERSADTLSGGEAQRIRLASQIGSGLTGVMYVLDEPSIGLHQRDNDRLIGTLKHLRDLGNSVLVVEHDEDMIRASDYVVDIGPGAGVHGGQIIAEGTPKQVEQSPASLTGEYLSGKRRIEVPKQRTAPDEERWLRIINATGNNLRGVSAEIPVGLLTCITGVSGSGKSTLINDTLYHAVARHLYGSTPEPAAHDRIDGLEHFDKVINVDQSPIGRTPRSNPATYTGLFTPIRELFAGVPSAKERGYDPGRFSFNVKGGRCEACQGDGVLKVEMHFLPDVYVPCDVCHGRRYNRETLEVLYKGKNITEVLEMTVEQAHEFFAPVPVVRRKLQTLLDVGLGYIRLGQSATTLSGGEAQRVKLSLELSKRDTGRTLYILDEPTTGLHFHDIELLLKVIYKLRDHGNTIVIIEHNLDVIKTADWLLDLGPEGGAGGGQIIAKGTPEDVAKSKASFTGKYLAPLLKRK, from the coding sequence ATGGAAGAAATCAAGATTCGTGGGGCTCGTACCCACAACCTGAAGAACATCAACCTCGACCTGCCACGCAACCAGTTGGTTGTGATCACCGGGCTGTCGGGGTCGGGCAAGTCGTCGCTCGCGTTCGACACGCTGTATGCGGAGGGGCAACGGCGCTATGTGGAATCGCTCTCGGCGTATGCCCGGCAGTTTCTGCAGCTGATGGAAAAGCCGGACGTCGACCTGATCGAAGGGTTGTCACCAGCCATCTCCATTGAACAGAAGGCAACGAGCCACAATCCGCGTTCGACCGTCGGCACCGTCACTGAGATTCACGATTACTTGCGTCTGCTGTACGCCCGCGCCGGCACGCCCTACTGCCCCGACCACGGCCAGCCGCTGGAAGCACAAAGCGTGTCGCAGATGGTCGACGCCGTGCTGGCGCTGCCGGCCGACACCAAGCTGATGATCCTGGCGCCCGTGGTGGCCAACCGCAAAGGTGAACACGTCGACCTGTTTGAGGCGATGCAGGCGCAGGGTTTCGTGCGCTTTCGCATCCGCTCGGGCGGCGGCACCGCGCATGAGGCCGAAGCCAAGGTCTACGAAGTCGACAACCTGCCCAAGCTGAAGAAGAACGACAAGCACAGCATCGAAGTCGTGGTCGACCGCGTGAAGGTCAACCCGGAACTCAAGCAGCGCCTGGCCGAATCGTTCGAAACCGCGCTGCGCTTGGCCGACGGCCGCGCCATCGCGCTGGAAATGGACACCGGCAAGGAGCACGGCTTCAGCTCCAAGTTCGCCTGCCCGATCTGCTCGTATTCGCTGCAGGAGCTGGAGCCGCGGCTGTTCTCGTTCAACAACCCGATGGGCGCCTGCCCGCACTGCGACGGCCTGGGCCAGATCACCTTCTTCGATCCGAAGCGCGTGGTGGCCTTCCCGAACCTGTCGCTGGCCTCGGGCGCGATCAAGGGCTGGGACCGCCGCAACCAGTTCTACTTCCAGATGCTGCAGAGCCTGGCGGCGTTCTATGACGTCGACATCGACGTGCCGTTTGAAGAGCTGCCGCCGGAGATCCAGCAGATCGTGCTGCACGGCTCGGGCAACCAGCAGATTCCGTTCACGTACATCAACGAAAAAGGTCGAACCACGGTGCGCGAGCACGCGTTCGAGGGGATCATCCCCAACCTGGAACGGCGCTACAAAGAGACCGACTCCATCGCGGTGCGCGAAGAGCTGGCGAAGTACCAGAACAACCAGTCCTGCCCCGAGTGCAACGGCACGCGCCTGCGCCGTGAAGCGCGCTTCGTCAAGATTGGCGAGGCCGACCAGGCGCGCGGCATCTACGAGATCAACGGCTGGCCGCTGCGCGATGCGCTCACGTACTTCCTGACGCTGAACATGCACGGCGCCAAGCGCGAGATTGCCGACAAGATCGTCCAGGAGATCACCGCGCGGCTGAACTTCCTGAACAACGTCGGGCTGGATTACCTGTCGCTGGAGCGCAGCGCCGATACGCTCTCGGGTGGCGAGGCGCAGCGCATTCGACTCGCTTCGCAGATCGGCTCGGGCCTGACCGGCGTGATGTATGTGCTGGATGAGCCGTCGATTGGCCTGCACCAGCGCGACAACGACCGCCTGATCGGCACGCTCAAGCACCTGCGCGATCTCGGCAACTCGGTGCTGGTGGTCGAGCACGATGAAGACATGATCCGCGCGTCGGACTATGTGGTCGACATCGGCCCCGGTGCCGGTGTGCATGGCGGCCAGATCATCGCCGAGGGCACACCCAAGCAGGTCGAGCAATCGCCGGCGTCGCTCACGGGGGAATACCTCTCGGGCAAGCGCCGCATCGAGGTGCCCAAGCAGCGCACCGCCCCCGATGAGGAACGCTGGCTGCGCATCATCAACGCCACGGGCAACAATCTGCGGGGCGTGTCGGCGGAGATTCCCGTTGGGCTGCTGACGTGCATCACGGGGGTGTCGGGCTCGGGCAAGTCGACGCTGATCAACGACACGCTGTATCACGCGGTGGCGCGCCATCTGTATGGCTCCACGCCGGAGCCGGCGGCGCATGACCGCATTGATGGGTTGGAGCACTTCGACAAGGTCATCAACGTCGACCAGTCGCCGATTGGCCGCACGCCGCGTTCGAACCCGGCCACGTACACCGGCCTGTTCACGCCCATCCGCGAGCTGTTTGCGGGTGTGCCGTCCGCCAAGGAGCGCGGGTATGACCCGGGCCGCTTCTCGTTCAACGTCAAGGGCGGCCGCTGCGAGGCCTGCCAGGGCGATGGCGTGCTCAAGGTCGAGATGCACTTCCTGCCCGACGTGTATGTGCCCTGCGACGTGTGCCACGGCAGGCGCTACAACCGCGAAACGCTGGAGGTGCTCTACAAGGGCAAGAACATCACCGAAGTGCTGGAGATGACGGTGGAGCAGGCGCACGAGTTCTTCGCGCCGGTGCCGGTGGTGCGCCGCAAGCTGCAGACGCTGCTCGATGTGGGCCTGGGCTACATCCGCCTGGGGCAATCGGCGACCACGCTGTCAGGCGGCGAAGCGCAGCGCGTGAAGCTGTCGCTGGAACTATCGAAGCGCGACACGGGCCGCACGCTCTACATCCTGGATGAGCCGACTACCGGCCTGCACTTCCACGATATCGAACTGCTGCTCAAGGTCATCTACAAGCTGCGCGACCACGGCAACACGATTGTGATCATCGAGCACAACCTCGACGTGATCAAAACGGCAGACTGGCTGCTGGACCTGGGGCCGGAAGGCGGCGCCGGCGGCGGGCAGATCATCGCCAAGGGCACGCCGGAGGATGTGGCGAAGAGCAAGGCGAGCTTTACCGGCAAGTACCTGGCGCCGCTGCTCAAGCGCAAGTAA
- a CDS encoding beta-ketoacyl synthase chain length factor — protein MTRLSAFIESIGLLGPGLPDWTQATEVLAGRAAYAPERTVLPAPTSLPPVERRRTGPVVKLALAVGHEAVAASGRDAATLATVFSSSGGDGQNCHVICETLASDDRKLSPTRFHNSVHNAPAGYWSIATHATAPSNVLCAHDGSFAAGLLESLCQVSVDGAANLLIVYDSDYPEPLRAVRPVPDAFAVALVLAPEPSTHTLARIDVALTDAHATTLAHAELEALRGGNPAARALPLLEAVAAQRSHSVVLDYLPDTRLHVDVVLRGADGVFSTGAP, from the coding sequence ATGACCCGGCTGAGCGCATTCATTGAAAGCATCGGCCTGCTCGGGCCTGGCCTGCCGGATTGGACGCAGGCAACGGAGGTTCTTGCCGGGCGCGCGGCCTACGCGCCCGAGCGCACCGTCCTGCCAGCGCCGACAAGCCTGCCGCCCGTCGAGCGGCGCCGCACCGGGCCGGTCGTCAAACTCGCCCTGGCGGTTGGCCATGAAGCCGTGGCCGCCAGTGGACGCGATGCCGCCACACTGGCCACCGTGTTCAGCTCGTCCGGGGGCGATGGCCAGAACTGCCACGTGATCTGCGAAACGCTGGCGAGCGACGACCGCAAGCTGTCGCCCACACGCTTCCACAACTCTGTGCACAACGCGCCCGCGGGCTACTGGAGCATCGCCACGCATGCCACGGCACCGTCCAACGTGCTGTGCGCACACGACGGCAGCTTTGCCGCCGGCCTGCTGGAAAGCCTCTGCCAGGTCTCGGTCGATGGTGCAGCCAACCTGCTGATCGTCTACGACAGCGACTACCCCGAGCCGCTGCGCGCCGTGCGGCCGGTGCCCGATGCGTTTGCCGTGGCACTGGTGCTGGCACCTGAGCCGAGCACGCACACGCTTGCCCGTATCGATGTCGCGCTGACCGATGCCCATGCCACCACGCTGGCGCACGCCGAGCTCGAAGCACTGCGTGGTGGCAATCCCGCCGCACGCGCACTGCCGCTGCTCGAAGCGGTGGCGGCACAGCGGTCGCACAGCGTGGTGCTCGACTACCTGCCCGACACGCGCCTGCACGTGGATGTCGTTCTGCGGGGTGCCGATGGCGTCTTCAGCACAGGTGCGCCATGA
- the ssb gene encoding single-stranded DNA-binding protein, protein MASVNKVIIVGNLGADPETRYMPSGDAVTNIRVATTDRYKDKASGEMKEATEWHRIAFFGRLAEIAGEYLKKGSSVYIEGRLKTRQWEKDGQKQYSTEIVADQMQMLGGRGEGGGGQGGGGGGYSRGGEGGGGGGGGYGGGRSQQGGGGYSRGGESGGQGGGQGGGARRQQAPSNGFEDMDDDIPF, encoded by the coding sequence ATGGCGTCCGTCAACAAAGTCATCATCGTCGGCAATCTCGGCGCCGATCCTGAAACGCGTTACATGCCCAGCGGCGACGCCGTCACCAACATCCGTGTGGCGACCACCGACCGCTATAAGGACAAAGCCAGCGGCGAAATGAAGGAAGCCACCGAGTGGCACCGCATCGCCTTCTTCGGCCGCCTGGCCGAAATCGCTGGCGAATACCTGAAGAAGGGTTCGTCGGTGTACATCGAGGGCCGCCTCAAGACCCGTCAGTGGGAGAAGGACGGCCAGAAGCAATACAGCACCGAAATCGTTGCAGACCAGATGCAGATGCTCGGCGGCCGCGGTGAAGGCGGTGGCGGGCAGGGTGGCGGCGGTGGTGGTTACTCGCGCGGCGGCGAAGGCGGCGGCGGTGGTGGTGGCGGTTATGGTGGTGGCCGCAGCCAACAAGGCGGCGGTGGCTATTCGCGCGGCGGTGAAAGCGGCGGTCAAGGTGGTGGCCAGGGCGGCGGTGCACGTCGTCAGCAAGCCCCGTCGAATGGCTTTGAGGATATGGACGACGATATTCCGTTCTGA
- a CDS encoding adenosine-specific kinase, translating to MDLTVVPIVKPDATNFIFGQSHFIKTVEDLHEALVGAVPGIRFGIAFCEASGKRLVRWSGNDEAALQLARDNTMAIGAGHTFLIFLGDGFFPVNVLAAVRAVPEVCRIYCATANPTQVIIAQTEQGRGVLGVVDGASPLGIETDADIAWRKDLLRQIGYKL from the coding sequence ATGGACCTCACCGTGGTGCCCATCGTCAAGCCGGACGCGACCAACTTCATCTTCGGCCAATCGCATTTCATCAAGACCGTGGAAGACCTCCACGAGGCCCTTGTGGGCGCGGTGCCGGGCATCCGCTTCGGCATTGCGTTCTGCGAGGCCTCCGGCAAGCGCCTGGTGCGCTGGTCGGGCAATGATGAAGCCGCGCTCCAACTCGCGCGCGACAACACGATGGCCATCGGCGCGGGCCATACCTTTCTGATCTTCCTGGGTGACGGGTTCTTTCCCGTCAATGTGCTGGCGGCCGTGCGCGCGGTGCCGGAGGTGTGCCGCATCTACTGCGCCACGGCCAACCCAACGCAGGTGATCATCGCGCAGACGGAGCAAGGGCGCGGCGTGCTCGGCGTGGTGGATGGTGCTTCGCCGCTGGGCATCGAGACTGATGCCGACATCGCATGGCGCAAGGACTTGCTGCGGCAGATCGGCTACAAGCTCTAA
- a CDS encoding hotdog family protein codes for MTLNTPLSPPLDQSWIAARIPHSGAMCLLDTVLAWDDARIHCTATSHRDPANPLRAHGRLAAVCGVEYAAQAMAVHGALLDVAHEIAQARPRAGFLASVRGVEAHVARLDTFDAPLDIEAERISGDGNNVLYRFTVRCAERTLLTGRAAVVLDASAV; via the coding sequence ATGACGCTGAATACGCCGCTTTCGCCGCCGCTTGACCAAAGCTGGATCGCCGCGCGCATTCCGCACAGCGGCGCGATGTGCCTGCTCGACACCGTGCTCGCCTGGGACGACGCGCGCATCCATTGCACGGCAACGAGCCACCGTGATCCAGCCAATCCGCTGCGTGCGCATGGCCGGCTGGCAGCCGTGTGCGGCGTTGAATACGCCGCGCAAGCGATGGCCGTTCACGGTGCCCTGCTTGATGTCGCACATGAGATCGCACAAGCGCGCCCACGCGCAGGCTTTCTTGCCAGCGTGCGCGGTGTTGAAGCCCACGTCGCGCGGCTCGATACGTTCGACGCGCCGCTCGACATTGAAGCCGAGCGCATCAGCGGTGACGGCAACAACGTGCTGTACCGCTTTACCGTGCGCTGCGCCGAGCGCACGCTGCTCACTGGCCGCGCCGCCGTTGTGCTCGACGCGTCCGCCGTATGA
- a CDS encoding OmpA family protein, translated as MSMEDQSERVSLAVVATVVGVLLISVVIYAVRFISGQDAASAGRGAAPAGVSTGSSAGEHATAPGAIGLAGNAQKITLSGAVPDEATKARLLKPARVLWGKDNVVDQLTVAAGAPAVWWQSRPVDVLARLKQLGSFDLQSSAEGMKLTGVAPSEAVRSATGAAAPGWIASQLKSDVALTTDANAGTAAASDNLLDERIEFASGSSTLPDEAKSRLNDIAGLLKDDDRTIVITGHTDNQGDEAANQKLSLERAESVRAYLTGQGVPQARLQAAGAGSSVPVADNASAEGRQRNRRITFAVAAK; from the coding sequence ATGTCTATGGAAGACCAGTCAGAACGTGTTTCCCTTGCCGTCGTTGCCACGGTGGTCGGTGTTTTGCTGATCAGCGTGGTCATTTACGCGGTGCGGTTCATCAGCGGCCAGGATGCCGCATCGGCGGGCCGGGGCGCTGCACCGGCAGGGGTGTCCACAGGTTCGTCAGCGGGTGAGCACGCCACTGCACCGGGCGCCATTGGGCTGGCCGGTAACGCGCAGAAGATCACCCTCAGCGGTGCCGTGCCTGATGAGGCAACCAAGGCGCGCCTGCTCAAGCCTGCACGTGTGCTGTGGGGCAAGGACAACGTGGTCGACCAGTTGACGGTTGCCGCGGGTGCGCCGGCAGTGTGGTGGCAGTCCCGCCCGGTCGATGTGCTGGCCCGCCTGAAGCAACTGGGCAGCTTTGATCTGCAGTCCAGCGCGGAGGGCATGAAGCTGACCGGCGTGGCGCCGAGCGAAGCGGTGCGTTCTGCCACCGGCGCCGCCGCGCCAGGTTGGATCGCCAGCCAGTTGAAGTCAGACGTGGCGCTGACCACCGATGCCAATGCCGGCACGGCCGCCGCATCGGACAACCTGCTCGATGAGCGCATCGAGTTTGCTTCCGGCTCCTCGACGTTGCCGGACGAGGCAAAGAGCCGCCTGAACGATATCGCCGGGTTGCTGAAGGATGACGACCGCACAATCGTCATTACCGGCCACACCGACAATCAGGGCGATGAGGCTGCCAACCAGAAGCTGTCGCTTGAACGTGCCGAGTCGGTGCGCGCCTACCTCACGGGCCAAGGGGTGCCGCAGGCGCGTTTGCAGGCAGCGGGGGCCGGGTCCAGCGTGCCGGTGGCGGATAACGCAAGTGCCGAGGGGCGTCAGCGCAACCGTCGCATTACCTTTGCGGTGGCCGCAAAGTAG